ATTGCGAAGCAGAGCTCCGCCGCCAGTCAGCACAATCCCGCGATCCATAATATCCGCAGCAAGCTCAGGCGGTGTTTTTTCCAATGTATTCTTGACCGTGTCTACAATGGTCATCACTGTATCGCGTAATGCGCCAGCTATTTCTTTTGCTGTTATTTCAATCGTCTTAGGAAGGCCTGTTAATAAGTCTCGTCCTCTGATTTCCATATTGTCTACACCCTCGCCGGAATCAGCAGAGCCTATATCAATTTTTATCGCCTCAGCCGTGCGGTCACCGATCATCAGATTGTAGGTCTTTCTGATATAGTTAATAATAGCATCGTCCATTTCGTCACCGGCCACCCGGATCGATTGGCAAGTAACAATGCCTCCTAAAGAAATAATTGCTACTTCTGTCGTTCCTCCGCCGATATCAACAACCATACTTCCAGTCGGCTCCCATACTGGCAGATTCGCGCCTATCGCAGCGGCAAACGGCTCTTCAATCGGATAGGCATCTCGTGCGCCTGCTTGTCGGGTTGCATCTATTACCGCACGTTTTTCAACAGCCGTGATTCCGGATGGAATACAAACCATAACGTACGGTTTTCTTGAAAACAAGCTTTTATTTTTAACAGCTTGATTAATATAATATTTCATCATCGTGGCGGTTGTCTCATAGTCCGCGATGACCCCATCCTTCATTGGACGCAGGGCAACAACATTACCAGGCGTACGGCCGATCATATTTTTCGCATCATTTCCCACTGCTACAATTTGTTTCGTATC
This window of the Bacillus gobiensis genome carries:
- a CDS encoding rod shape-determining protein codes for the protein MFGIGTRDLGIDLGTANTLVFVKGRGIVVREPSVVALQTDTKQIVAVGNDAKNMIGRTPGNVVALRPMKDGVIADYETTATMMKYYINQAVKNKSLFSRKPYVMVCIPSGITAVEKRAVIDATRQAGARDAYPIEEPFAAAIGANLPVWEPTGSMVVDIGGGTTEVAIISLGGIVTCQSIRVAGDEMDDAIINYIRKTYNLMIGDRTAEAIKIDIGSADSGEGVDNMEIRGRDLLTGLPKTIEITAKEIAGALRDTVMTIVDTVKNTLEKTPPELAADIMDRGIVLTGGGALLRNLDKVIGDETNMPVLIAEDPLDCVAIGTGKALEHIHLFKGKSNDNR